Proteins encoded within one genomic window of Nordella sp. HKS 07:
- a CDS encoding glutathione S-transferase family protein — translation MILVGQYDSPFVRRVAVTLHHYHLRFERNRLSVFHPGMVEINPLMRIPSLIIDGGETLHDSGAIIDYLDEMVGPKKALTPPSGEERRRVLQIVALATGAIEKTLAVVYERHFHVPQGIAHEWTVRCMAQLSGALVHLDAHAGEPWYSGRKFTQADVTLGCLIGYLNLRLPEAFPTGRYPRLEKLAERCEALDAFDKAKPAPDEVMPTRV, via the coding sequence ATGATCCTCGTCGGTCAGTATGATTCCCCGTTCGTGCGCCGCGTCGCGGTGACGCTGCATCATTATCACCTGCGCTTCGAGCGCAACCGATTGTCGGTCTTCCATCCTGGAATGGTCGAGATCAATCCCCTGATGCGTATCCCCTCGCTGATCATCGACGGCGGCGAGACGCTGCATGACAGCGGCGCCATCATCGACTATCTCGACGAGATGGTGGGGCCGAAAAAGGCGCTCACTCCGCCGAGCGGCGAGGAGCGCCGCCGCGTGCTGCAGATCGTGGCGCTCGCCACGGGCGCCATCGAGAAGACGCTCGCGGTCGTCTATGAGCGGCATTTCCACGTCCCGCAAGGCATCGCCCATGAATGGACGGTGCGTTGCATGGCGCAGCTTTCCGGCGCCCTTGTCCATCTCGACGCGCATGCCGGCGAACCCTGGTATTCCGGCAGAAAGTTCACTCAGGCCGATGTGACGTTGGGCTGCCTGATCGGCTATCTGAATTTGCGCCTGCCGGAAGCCTTCCCGACCGGGCGCTATCCGCGCCTTGAAAAACTGGCTGAGCGTTGCGAGGCGCTCGATGCGTTCGACAAGGCGAAGCCGGCGCCCGACGAAGTGATGCCGACGAGGGTCTGA
- a CDS encoding cytochrome c3 family protein, translated as MAKLGNVFRPIWDILLRYWRIISRPSAYFSLGFLTLGGFICGVIFWGGFNTALEVTNTEKFCISCHEMRDNVYQELTQTVHFSNRSGVRATCPDCHVPHEWTRKIARKMQASKEVWGKIFGTIATRQKFLEMRRELAEHEWARLKANDSLECRNCHSAVAMDFTRQTRRAAEIHSRFLVTGERTCIDCHKGIAHLLPDMTGVDPGWKVPPELQGSGDMSWHGAARALRMYVEATSGAPGTDP; from the coding sequence ATGGCGAAGCTTGGCAATGTGTTTCGTCCGATTTGGGATATCCTTCTGCGTTACTGGAGGATCATCAGTCGTCCGAGCGCCTATTTCAGCCTGGGCTTTCTCACGCTGGGCGGCTTCATCTGCGGCGTGATCTTCTGGGGCGGATTCAATACGGCGCTCGAAGTCACCAATACCGAGAAATTCTGCATTTCATGCCATGAGATGCGTGACAATGTCTATCAGGAGCTGACGCAGACGGTGCATTTCTCCAACCGCTCAGGCGTGCGTGCGACCTGTCCGGATTGTCATGTGCCGCATGAGTGGACCCGCAAAATCGCCCGCAAGATGCAGGCCTCGAAGGAGGTCTGGGGCAAGATTTTCGGCACGATCGCGACCCGGCAGAAATTCCTCGAAATGCGACGTGAGCTGGCCGAGCATGAATGGGCGCGCCTCAAGGCGAATGACTCGCTCGAATGCCGAAATTGCCATTCAGCGGTCGCCATGGACTTCACCCGGCAGACCCGGCGCGCCGCTGAGATCCATAGCCGCTTCCTGGTGACGGGCGAACGGACGTGCATCGATTGCCACAAGGGGATCGCGCATCTCCTGCCTGACATGACCGGCGTCGATCCGGGTTGGAAGGTGCCGCCGGAACTGCAGGGCAGCGGGGATATGTCCTGGCACGGTGCAGCGCGCGCGCTTCGCATGTATGTCGAAGCGACGTCCGGCGCCCCCGGGACTGACCCCTGA
- the gltX gene encoding glutamate--tRNA ligase: protein MAPILRFAPSPTGRIHIGNARTAILNWLFSRKSDGSFVLRYDDTDLERSTAEFAEGIARDLDWLGIVPDRVEYQSKRFDRYRAAAEKLKAADRLYPCYETPDELERRRKRQLARHQPPVYDRAALNLTEEERQALEAQGRKPHWRFKLDNRTVEWVDLIRGPQHIDTTNLSDPVLVREDGTYLYTLPSVVDDIDFGITHVIRGEDHVVNAAVQIEIFEALGGKVPHFAHHSLLTGADGQGLSKRLGSLSIASLREEGLEAMAVVSHAALLGTSDSIHPCIDYRELVDGFDLAKLSRAPARFDDNELRGLNARLLHMLPYASVKSRLEHGDEAFWLAVRGNLTVFADVNHWRAIVAGEVTPQIAPEDRDFIKVAASLLPSAPWTGDTWKNWTETVKSATGRKGKALFMPLRLALTGLDHGPELALLLPLIGRDKAAMRLAG from the coding sequence ATGGCCCCAATTTTACGCTTCGCGCCTTCGCCCACCGGCCGCATCCATATCGGCAATGCGCGAACGGCTATTCTCAACTGGCTGTTTTCACGCAAATCGGACGGCAGCTTCGTGCTGCGCTATGACGACACCGATCTGGAGCGCTCGACGGCGGAATTCGCGGAAGGCATTGCGCGCGATCTCGACTGGCTAGGCATCGTGCCGGACCGGGTCGAGTATCAGTCGAAGCGCTTCGACCGCTACCGCGCCGCGGCCGAGAAACTCAAAGCGGCAGACCGTCTCTATCCCTGCTACGAGACGCCGGACGAGCTCGAAAGACGGCGCAAGCGCCAACTCGCGCGGCATCAGCCGCCGGTCTATGACCGGGCCGCCTTGAATCTCACTGAGGAGGAGCGCCAGGCGCTCGAGGCGCAAGGCCGCAAGCCGCATTGGCGCTTCAAGCTCGACAATCGCACCGTCGAATGGGTCGACCTTATCCGCGGGCCGCAGCATATCGACACCACCAACCTCTCCGATCCGGTGCTGGTGCGCGAGGACGGTACTTATCTCTATACGCTGCCCTCGGTCGTAGACGACATCGACTTCGGCATCACCCATGTGATCCGCGGCGAGGACCATGTCGTCAATGCCGCTGTGCAGATCGAGATCTTCGAGGCGCTCGGCGGCAAGGTTCCGCACTTCGCCCACCACAGCCTGCTCACGGGCGCCGACGGCCAGGGGCTGTCGAAGCGGCTCGGCTCCCTGTCGATCGCCTCCTTGCGCGAGGAAGGGCTCGAAGCCATGGCGGTGGTGAGCCATGCGGCGTTGCTCGGCACCTCGGACTCGATCCATCCCTGCATCGATTATCGCGAACTCGTCGACGGTTTCGATCTCGCCAAGCTGTCGCGGGCGCCGGCCCGTTTCGACGACAACGAGTTGCGCGGCCTCAATGCCAGGCTTCTGCATATGCTGCCTTACGCGTCCGTGAAGTCGCGGCTCGAACATGGCGATGAGGCCTTCTGGCTCGCGGTGCGCGGCAATCTCACGGTGTTCGCCGATGTGAATCACTGGCGGGCAATTGTCGCCGGCGAGGTCACCCCTCAGATCGCCCCTGAGGACCGCGATTTCATCAAGGTTGCGGCAAGCCTTCTGCCGAGCGCTCCCTGGACCGGCGACACCTGGAAGAATTGGACGGAGACCGTCAAATCCGCTACCGGCCGCAAGGGCAAGGCTTTGTTCATGCCGCTGCGCCTGGCGCTGACTGGCCTCGATCATGGGCCGGAACTTGCTCTCCTTTTGCCACTCATCGGGCGCGACAAAGCCGCCATGCGATTGGCGGGATAG